One part of the Lotus japonicus ecotype B-129 chromosome 2, LjGifu_v1.2 genome encodes these proteins:
- the LOC130737752 gene encoding uncharacterized protein LOC130737752 — protein MVQWQRHIFPILRHIHKGVDHVYHSAPKLSISHLSSSFPQGQFQGAWTTTSPSISRPMYHCFQHQGISSSTWLLANSPEETPVSSPLAPLSLLGSSKGEDQNQKAVSKPENVQAVLKGIKQSPKKVNLVAALVRGMLVKDALLQLQLTVKRAAKTVYQVIHSARANASHNHGLDSDRLIIAEAYVGKGFYKKRISIHGKCRHGIMHRPECRLTVVVREITPEEEAKIARLKVHNFKKLSKRERRLVPHKLIETTPVWGRKNKPTSQNSGAAVA, from the exons ATGGTGCAATGGCAGAGACATATTTTCCCAATTCTTCGTCACATTCATAAGGGAGTGGACCATGTCTATCATTCAGCTCCAAAGCTTTCAATTTCTCACTTAAGCTCTTCTTTTCCACAAG GTCAGTTTCAGGGAGCATGGACAACAACTTCGCCCAGTATCTCGAGGCCTATGTATCACTGTTTCCAGCATCAG GGAATTTCAAGTTCTACTTGGTTGCTTGCAAATTCACCTGAGGAAACACCTGTTTCGTCACCACTAGCCCCACTTTCATTATTGGGTAGTTCAAAAGGTGAAGACCAGAATCAGAAAGCTGTTTCTAAGCCAGAAAATGTTCAAGCTGTATTAAAGGGGATAAAGCAG AGTCCTAAGAAGGTCAATTTGGTTGCTGCTTTGGTTCGTGGTATGCTCGTTAAAGACGCATTGTTGCAGTTGCAATTGACAGTAAAGCGAGCTGCAAAAACTGTATATCAG GTTATTCATTCAGCCAGAGCAAATGCCTCTCATAATCATGGGTTGGATTCAGACCGTCTCATTATTG CTGAAGCATATGTCGGAAAGGGATTTTATAAAAAGAGAATATCCATTCACGGGAAATGTAGACATGGGATCATGCACAGACCAGAGTGCAGGCTAACTGTTGTAGTAAGAGAGATAACCCCTGAAGAAGAGGCAAAGATTGCAAGGCTGAAGGTCCACAACTTTAAGAAGCTCTCTAAGAGGGAGAGACGACTTGTGCCGCATAAGCTTATTGAGACCACTCCTGTTTGGGGCCGCAAAAACAAGCCTACCAGTCAAAACTCGGGTGCTGCAGTTGCATGA
- the LOC130737747 gene encoding uncharacterized protein LOC130737747 isoform X2, with the protein MKGGRKRSRHASTSEDPADRHERLHASTRRGDHIAATQAVEASAPSPSPSATLVEAPLATPAPSATPVGAPSATPAPSATRDAAELDPTPFSPMAELPRQETSSSEPSGEESSSSSELSGEEEEPLILQEEIDAADVVPDVVLEGGADDDLIQRVAPFPGGPEDLSLLAHYPDHKAPWTWQALLRTDPRYVDRRTLRVATVGGKVWNLPCDGDSEAHTHVRQLLQQTGLYHLPWCGLPETDPTVILALVERWHEETSSFHMPFGEMTITLDDVSAILHLPTGSRFYTPGRGERDEVAALCAQLLGGSVADYLAEFEAAGGQNIRFITLKTMYTSAMDEAMRMLLGSGW; encoded by the exons atgaagggcgggagGAAGAGGTCACGACATGCTTCTACTAGTGAGGATCCAGCGGATCGACACGagcgcttgcatgcttctacCAGGCGCGGCGACCATATTGCAGCCACTCAGGCggtagaggcttcagctccGTCTCCATCCCCATCTGCTACTCTGGTCGAGGCTCCGTTAGCTACTCCGGCTCCATCTGCTACTCCGGTCGGGGCTCCGTCAGCTACCCCCGCTCCGTCTGCTACTAGGGATGCAGCTGAGCTGGATCCTACTCCGTTTTCTCCGATGGCTGAGTTACCTCGTCaggagacatcttcttctgAGCCTAGTGGCGaggagtcttcttcttcttctgagcttagtggtgaggaggaggagcctcttattctgcaggaggagattgatgctgctgatgtTGTGCCAGATGTGGTGCTAGAGGGCGGTGCAGATGACGACCTCATCCAGAGGGTGGCACCGTTTCCCGGGGGGCCTGAGGATCTGTCACTTCTTGCGCATTATCCTGACCACAAGGCTCCTTGGACGTGGCAGGCACTTCTTCGCACAGACCCGCGGTACGTGGACCGTCGGACATTGAGGGTGGCCACTGTTGGGGGGAAGGTATGGAACCTCCCCTGTGATGGCGATTCAGAGGCCCACACACATGTGCGACAGCTGCTGCAGCAGACGGGTTTGTATCACCTGCCTTGGTGCGGGTTACCGGAGACAGACCCAACTGTCATACTGGCCCTTGttgagagatggcatgaggagacgagtagcttccacatgccgttcggggagatgactatcaccctggacgatGTGTCGGCTATTCTCCATCTTCCCAcagggtcgaggttctacactCCGGGCAGAGGGGAGCGAGATGAGGTTGCAGCGCTCTGCGCCCAGCtcctgggaggatctgttgctgATTATCTGGCTGAGTTTGAGGCGGCGGGTGGCCAGAACATTCGGTTcattactctgaagaccatgtacacgtctgctatggatg aggctatgaggatgctgctaggatctggctggtga